One Solanum lycopersicum chromosome 2, SLM_r2.1 genomic region harbors:
- the LOC101260508 gene encoding alpha-farnesene synthase isoform X2 translates to MACINMVSIASTMQTQKLHSTTEKDSQPERISTYKPNIWKYDHLLSLTNQYSEAKYKIEAEKLKEEVGCMFSNTTSPVAQLQLIDGIDKLGLSAYFEVDTKETLENIILYMKTSSTSKDLYATALCFRLLREHGYHASQDMLKDLFDGKGKLPLDMKTSLELFEGSHLSIDGENLLNDIRLFSTKNLKNLSLDVDRLTSNPLAWRVRWYDVRKHIITAQNCNDTNPMLLKLAKLNFNIIQATHQKDLKDVIRWWRNVSIIENLEFTRERIVESFFFAVGIASEGEHGSMRKWWDPEEVQRLPKSIQICFGALHDTMEDISVEIQRQKGGPSVLPHLKQVWVNFCKALLVEATWYHKGHIPTLEDYLHNGWTSSSGPLLSLHVILGLTNENLHLCKNCQEIIYYTSLIIRLCNDQGTSTVELERGDVASSIICYMHQENVSEDVAREHIESIILNSWEKTNYHFNRLSTSHRKIMKHVINEARMAHVMYLSGDGFGVQDGETQDQVLINLVQSII, encoded by the exons ATGGCTTGCATAAACATGGTGTCTATTGCTTCAACCATGCAGACACAGAAACTTCATTCCACTACAGAAAAAGACAGTCAGCCTGAAAGGATTTCTACCTATAAACCAAACATTTGGAAATATGATCATCTACTTTCTCTTACAAATCAATATTCT GAAGCAAAGTACAAAATTGAAGCAGAAAAGCTAAAAGAGGAAGTTGGTTGCATGTTTTCAAACACAACTAGTCCAGTGGCTCAGCTACAGCTTATAGATGGAATTGACAAACTTGGTCTAAGTGCTTACTTTGAGGTTGATACAAAGGAAACtttggaaaatataattttgtacatGAAAACTAGTTCCACCTCTAAGGATCTCTATGCTACTGCATTGTGCTTTAGGCTTCTTAGGGAACATGGCTACCATGCCTCACAAG ATATGTTAAAGGATTTGTTCGATGGGAAAGGAAAATTACCTTTAGATATGAAAACATCATTGGAGCTTTTTGAAGGGTCACATCTGAGCATTGATGGTGAAAACTTACTAAACGACATAAGATTGTTTTCTACCAAAAACctcaaaaatttatcattagATGTTGACAGATTGACTAGTAATCCCTTGGCATGGAGAGTGAGATGGTACGATGTTAGAAAACACATTATTACTGCTCAAAATTGCAACGACACAAATCCAATGTTGCTCAAATTAGCtaaacttaattttaatatcattCAAGCCACACACCAAAAAGATCTCAAAGATGTAATAAG ATGGTGGAGGAATGTttcaataattgaaaatttagaGTTTACAAGGGAGAGAATAGTAGAAAGCTTCTTTTTCGCTGTAGGAATTGCGTCAGAGGGTGAACATGGAAGCATGAGAAAATG gtgggaTCCAGAAGAAGTACAAAGGTTACCAAAGAGTATACAGATATGTTTCGGAGCATTGCATGATACAATGGAAGACATATCTGTTGAAATTCAACGACAAAAAGGTGGCCCTTCAGTACTACCTCATCTCAAACAAGTG TGGGTCAACTTCTGTAAAGCTTTACTAGTGGAAGCAACATGGTACCACAAAGGTCATATACCAACACTTGAAGATTACCTTCACAATGGGTGGACTTCATCTTCCGGTCCTTTACTTtcattacatgtcattcttgGTCTCACAAATGAAAACCTTCATTTATGCAAAAATTGCCAAGAAATTATTTACTACACTTCCCTTATAATTAGACTTTGCAATGATCAAGGTACTTCAACG GTGGAACTAGAGAGAGGTGATGTGGCTTCATCAATTATATGTTACATGCACCAAGAAAATGTTTCAGAGGATGTAGCTCGAGAGCATATTGAAAGCATAATTTTGAATTCGTGGGAAAAAActaattatcattttaataGGCTTTCTACATCGCATCGAAAAATTATGAAGCATGTAATAAATGAAGCGCGAATGGCACATGTCATGTACCTCTCTGGAGATGGATTTGGGGTCCAAGATGGTGAAACTCAAGACCAAGTCCTTATAAACTTGGTACAGTCTATTATATAA
- the LOC101260508 gene encoding alpha-farnesene synthase isoform X3, translated as MACINMVSIASTMQTQKLHSTTEKDSQPERISTYKPNIWKYDHLLSLTNQYSEAKYKIEAEKLKEEVGCMFSNTTSPVAQLQLIDGIDKLGLSAYFEVDTKETLENIILYMKTSSTSKDLYATALCFRLLREHGYHASQDMLKDLFDGKGKLPLDMKTSLELFEGSHLSIDGENLLNDIRLFSTKNLKNLSLDVDRLTSNPLAWRVRWYDVRKHIITAQNCNDTNPMLLKLAKLNFNIIQATHQKDLKDVIRWDPEEVQRLPKSIQICFGALHDTMEDISVEIQRQKGGPSVLPHLKQVWVNFCKALLVEATWYHKGHIPTLEDYLHNGWTSSSGPLLSLHVILGLTNENLHLCKNCQEIIYYTSLIIRLCNDQGTSTVELERGDVASSIICYMHQENVSEDVAREHIESIILNSWEKTNYHFNRLSTSHRKIMKHVINEARMAHVMYLSGDGFGVQDGETQDQVLINLVQSII; from the exons ATGGCTTGCATAAACATGGTGTCTATTGCTTCAACCATGCAGACACAGAAACTTCATTCCACTACAGAAAAAGACAGTCAGCCTGAAAGGATTTCTACCTATAAACCAAACATTTGGAAATATGATCATCTACTTTCTCTTACAAATCAATATTCT GAAGCAAAGTACAAAATTGAAGCAGAAAAGCTAAAAGAGGAAGTTGGTTGCATGTTTTCAAACACAACTAGTCCAGTGGCTCAGCTACAGCTTATAGATGGAATTGACAAACTTGGTCTAAGTGCTTACTTTGAGGTTGATACAAAGGAAACtttggaaaatataattttgtacatGAAAACTAGTTCCACCTCTAAGGATCTCTATGCTACTGCATTGTGCTTTAGGCTTCTTAGGGAACATGGCTACCATGCCTCACAAG ATATGTTAAAGGATTTGTTCGATGGGAAAGGAAAATTACCTTTAGATATGAAAACATCATTGGAGCTTTTTGAAGGGTCACATCTGAGCATTGATGGTGAAAACTTACTAAACGACATAAGATTGTTTTCTACCAAAAACctcaaaaatttatcattagATGTTGACAGATTGACTAGTAATCCCTTGGCATGGAGAGTGAGATGGTACGATGTTAGAAAACACATTATTACTGCTCAAAATTGCAACGACACAAATCCAATGTTGCTCAAATTAGCtaaacttaattttaatatcattCAAGCCACACACCAAAAAGATCTCAAAGATGTAATAAG gtgggaTCCAGAAGAAGTACAAAGGTTACCAAAGAGTATACAGATATGTTTCGGAGCATTGCATGATACAATGGAAGACATATCTGTTGAAATTCAACGACAAAAAGGTGGCCCTTCAGTACTACCTCATCTCAAACAAGTG TGGGTCAACTTCTGTAAAGCTTTACTAGTGGAAGCAACATGGTACCACAAAGGTCATATACCAACACTTGAAGATTACCTTCACAATGGGTGGACTTCATCTTCCGGTCCTTTACTTtcattacatgtcattcttgGTCTCACAAATGAAAACCTTCATTTATGCAAAAATTGCCAAGAAATTATTTACTACACTTCCCTTATAATTAGACTTTGCAATGATCAAGGTACTTCAACG GTGGAACTAGAGAGAGGTGATGTGGCTTCATCAATTATATGTTACATGCACCAAGAAAATGTTTCAGAGGATGTAGCTCGAGAGCATATTGAAAGCATAATTTTGAATTCGTGGGAAAAAActaattatcattttaataGGCTTTCTACATCGCATCGAAAAATTATGAAGCATGTAATAAATGAAGCGCGAATGGCACATGTCATGTACCTCTCTGGAGATGGATTTGGGGTCCAAGATGGTGAAACTCAAGACCAAGTCCTTATAAACTTGGTACAGTCTATTATATAA
- the LOC101260508 gene encoding alpha-farnesene synthase isoform X1 has product MACINMVSIASTMQTQKLHSTTEKDSQPERISTYKPNIWKYDHLLSLTNQYSEAKYKIEAEKLKEEVGCMFSNTTSPVAQLQLIDGIDKLGLSAYFEVDTKETLENIILYMKTSSTSKDLYATALCFRLLREHGYHASQDMLKDLFDGKGKLPLDMKTSLELFEGSHLSIDGENLLNDIRLFSTKNLKNLSLDVDRLTSNPLAWRVRWYDVRKHIITAQNCNDTNPMLLKLAKLNFNIIQATHQKDLKDVIRWWRNVSIIENLEFTRERIVESFFFAVGIASEGEHGSMRKWLAKVIQLILIIDDVYDIYGTLADVQQFTVAIEKWDPEEVQRLPKSIQICFGALHDTMEDISVEIQRQKGGPSVLPHLKQVWVNFCKALLVEATWYHKGHIPTLEDYLHNGWTSSSGPLLSLHVILGLTNENLHLCKNCQEIIYYTSLIIRLCNDQGTSTVELERGDVASSIICYMHQENVSEDVAREHIESIILNSWEKTNYHFNRLSTSHRKIMKHVINEARMAHVMYLSGDGFGVQDGETQDQVLINLVQSII; this is encoded by the exons ATGGCTTGCATAAACATGGTGTCTATTGCTTCAACCATGCAGACACAGAAACTTCATTCCACTACAGAAAAAGACAGTCAGCCTGAAAGGATTTCTACCTATAAACCAAACATTTGGAAATATGATCATCTACTTTCTCTTACAAATCAATATTCT GAAGCAAAGTACAAAATTGAAGCAGAAAAGCTAAAAGAGGAAGTTGGTTGCATGTTTTCAAACACAACTAGTCCAGTGGCTCAGCTACAGCTTATAGATGGAATTGACAAACTTGGTCTAAGTGCTTACTTTGAGGTTGATACAAAGGAAACtttggaaaatataattttgtacatGAAAACTAGTTCCACCTCTAAGGATCTCTATGCTACTGCATTGTGCTTTAGGCTTCTTAGGGAACATGGCTACCATGCCTCACAAG ATATGTTAAAGGATTTGTTCGATGGGAAAGGAAAATTACCTTTAGATATGAAAACATCATTGGAGCTTTTTGAAGGGTCACATCTGAGCATTGATGGTGAAAACTTACTAAACGACATAAGATTGTTTTCTACCAAAAACctcaaaaatttatcattagATGTTGACAGATTGACTAGTAATCCCTTGGCATGGAGAGTGAGATGGTACGATGTTAGAAAACACATTATTACTGCTCAAAATTGCAACGACACAAATCCAATGTTGCTCAAATTAGCtaaacttaattttaatatcattCAAGCCACACACCAAAAAGATCTCAAAGATGTAATAAG ATGGTGGAGGAATGTttcaataattgaaaatttagaGTTTACAAGGGAGAGAATAGTAGAAAGCTTCTTTTTCGCTGTAGGAATTGCGTCAGAGGGTGAACATGGAAGCATGAGAAAATGGTTAGCTAAAGTGATTCAATTGATACTAATAATAGATGATGTTTATGATATATATGGTACTTTAGCCGATGTGCAACAATTCACCGTTGCCATAGAGAA gtgggaTCCAGAAGAAGTACAAAGGTTACCAAAGAGTATACAGATATGTTTCGGAGCATTGCATGATACAATGGAAGACATATCTGTTGAAATTCAACGACAAAAAGGTGGCCCTTCAGTACTACCTCATCTCAAACAAGTG TGGGTCAACTTCTGTAAAGCTTTACTAGTGGAAGCAACATGGTACCACAAAGGTCATATACCAACACTTGAAGATTACCTTCACAATGGGTGGACTTCATCTTCCGGTCCTTTACTTtcattacatgtcattcttgGTCTCACAAATGAAAACCTTCATTTATGCAAAAATTGCCAAGAAATTATTTACTACACTTCCCTTATAATTAGACTTTGCAATGATCAAGGTACTTCAACG GTGGAACTAGAGAGAGGTGATGTGGCTTCATCAATTATATGTTACATGCACCAAGAAAATGTTTCAGAGGATGTAGCTCGAGAGCATATTGAAAGCATAATTTTGAATTCGTGGGAAAAAActaattatcattttaataGGCTTTCTACATCGCATCGAAAAATTATGAAGCATGTAATAAATGAAGCGCGAATGGCACATGTCATGTACCTCTCTGGAGATGGATTTGGGGTCCAAGATGGTGAAACTCAAGACCAAGTCCTTATAAACTTGGTACAGTCTATTATATAA
- the LOC101260508 gene encoding alpha-farnesene synthase isoform X4 — MACINMVSIASTMQTQKLHSTTEKDSQPERISTYKPNIWKYDHLLSLTNQYSEAKYKIEAEKLKEEVGCMFSNTTSPVAQLQLIDGIDKLGLSAYFEVDTKETLENIILYMKTSSTSKDLYATALCFRLLREHGYHASQDMLKDLFDGKGKLPLDMKTSLELFEGSHLSIDGENLLNDIRLFSTKNLKNLSLDVDRLTSNPLAWRVRWYDVRKHIITAQNCNDTNPMLLKLAKLNFNIIQATHQKDLKDVIRWWRNVSIIENLEFTRERIVESFFFAVGIASEGEHGSMRKWLAKVIQLILIIDDVYDIYGTLADVQQFTVAIEKWDPEEVQRLPKSIQICFGALHDTMEDISVEIQRQKGGPSVLPHLKQVVELERGDVASSIICYMHQENVSEDVAREHIESIILNSWEKTNYHFNRLSTSHRKIMKHVINEARMAHVMYLSGDGFGVQDGETQDQVLINLVQSII; from the exons ATGGCTTGCATAAACATGGTGTCTATTGCTTCAACCATGCAGACACAGAAACTTCATTCCACTACAGAAAAAGACAGTCAGCCTGAAAGGATTTCTACCTATAAACCAAACATTTGGAAATATGATCATCTACTTTCTCTTACAAATCAATATTCT GAAGCAAAGTACAAAATTGAAGCAGAAAAGCTAAAAGAGGAAGTTGGTTGCATGTTTTCAAACACAACTAGTCCAGTGGCTCAGCTACAGCTTATAGATGGAATTGACAAACTTGGTCTAAGTGCTTACTTTGAGGTTGATACAAAGGAAACtttggaaaatataattttgtacatGAAAACTAGTTCCACCTCTAAGGATCTCTATGCTACTGCATTGTGCTTTAGGCTTCTTAGGGAACATGGCTACCATGCCTCACAAG ATATGTTAAAGGATTTGTTCGATGGGAAAGGAAAATTACCTTTAGATATGAAAACATCATTGGAGCTTTTTGAAGGGTCACATCTGAGCATTGATGGTGAAAACTTACTAAACGACATAAGATTGTTTTCTACCAAAAACctcaaaaatttatcattagATGTTGACAGATTGACTAGTAATCCCTTGGCATGGAGAGTGAGATGGTACGATGTTAGAAAACACATTATTACTGCTCAAAATTGCAACGACACAAATCCAATGTTGCTCAAATTAGCtaaacttaattttaatatcattCAAGCCACACACCAAAAAGATCTCAAAGATGTAATAAG ATGGTGGAGGAATGTttcaataattgaaaatttagaGTTTACAAGGGAGAGAATAGTAGAAAGCTTCTTTTTCGCTGTAGGAATTGCGTCAGAGGGTGAACATGGAAGCATGAGAAAATGGTTAGCTAAAGTGATTCAATTGATACTAATAATAGATGATGTTTATGATATATATGGTACTTTAGCCGATGTGCAACAATTCACCGTTGCCATAGAGAA gtgggaTCCAGAAGAAGTACAAAGGTTACCAAAGAGTATACAGATATGTTTCGGAGCATTGCATGATACAATGGAAGACATATCTGTTGAAATTCAACGACAAAAAGGTGGCCCTTCAGTACTACCTCATCTCAAACAAGTG GTGGAACTAGAGAGAGGTGATGTGGCTTCATCAATTATATGTTACATGCACCAAGAAAATGTTTCAGAGGATGTAGCTCGAGAGCATATTGAAAGCATAATTTTGAATTCGTGGGAAAAAActaattatcattttaataGGCTTTCTACATCGCATCGAAAAATTATGAAGCATGTAATAAATGAAGCGCGAATGGCACATGTCATGTACCTCTCTGGAGATGGATTTGGGGTCCAAGATGGTGAAACTCAAGACCAAGTCCTTATAAACTTGGTACAGTCTATTATATAA